A region from the Ptychodera flava strain L36383 chromosome 10, AS_Pfla_20210202, whole genome shotgun sequence genome encodes:
- the LOC139142215 gene encoding general transcription factor IIE subunit 1-like produces MSAMPSEPEVLTSVPSELKKLAKYVVRGFYGIESALVIDILIVNPCIQEEELGELLKFDKKQLRSILNHLKNDKFIKQRMRVETQADGRTNRHNYYFINYKILVNVVKYKLDRMRQKLENEERDSSCKASFKCPTCEKTFNDFDAKDLYDPFTGEMKCTYCQSVVEEDESSMPKKDSRTQMARFNEEMRPLYDLLRETEDVKLAPEVLEPEPMSVLGERVSNRQNAGRNPKENRDIWSGEATRNKTYDLYDQTVTVNMNEDNVKTVKEAPKERPVWMTESTIEGAITEQTVSHMESSASGSAGSTKPGKTKQDREEIMRALLAHERKGGLNPAAGLNPTIPGAADSDDSDSSDSDEDPFKTIQSARPSTSATMEADSDDDDDEEELMVTIGNMKIPLNEVTDDMVAKMTPGEKEAYIKMGQEAYAAMYEY; encoded by the exons ATGTCTGCCATGCCATCTGAGCCGGAAGTTCTAACATCTGTACCCAGCGAACTGAAAAAATTAGCCAAGTATGTTGTCAGGGGATTTTATGGCATTGAGTCCGCTCTGGTTATAGATATATTGATTGTTAACCCATGCATTCAGGAAGAGGAGCTGGgtgaattgttaaaatttgacaAGAAACAGTTGCGGAGCATCCTCAACCATCTTAAAAATGACAAGTTTATCAAACAGCGCATGAGGGTTGAAACACAGGCAGACGGCAGGACAAACAGACACAACTATTACTTCATCAACTACAAAATCTTAGTGAACGTTGTGAAATACAAACTCGACAGGATGAGACAGAAGCTTGAAAATGAAGAGAGGGACTCGAGCTGTAAAGCGTCGTTCAAATGCCCAACCTGTGAAAAGACATTCAATGATTTTGATGCCAAAGATTTGTACGATCCGTTCACCGGTGAGATGAAATGCACATATTGCCAGTCAGTTGTTGAAGAAGATGAAAGTAGCATGCCAAAGAAAGACTCCAGGACTCAGATGGCTCGTTTCAATGAAGAAATGCGCCCTCTTTATGACCTTTTGAGGGAGACAGAAGATGTGAAGTTGGCCCCTGAAGTGTTGGAACCTGAACCAATGTCTGTATTGGGTGAAAGAGTATCAAACAG GCAAAATGCCGGTCGGAATCCCAAGGAAAACAGAGATATTTGGAGCGGTGAAGCAACCAGAAACAAGACCTATGATTTATATGATCAGACTGTAACTGTAAATATGAATGAAGACAACGTGAAGACTGTGAAAGAAGCGCCCAAGGAAAGGCCAGTCTGGATGACAGAGAGTacgatagagggcgctatcacaGAGCAAACAGTGTCACATATGGAAAGTTCTGCATCTGGAAGTGCTGGCAGTACCAAGCCAGGTAAGACAAAACAAGACCGGGAGGAAATCATGCGTGCACTGTTGGCGCATGAGAGGAAAGGTGGCTTGAATCCAGCTGCCGGCTTAAATCCAACGATTCCAGGCGCTGCCGACAGCGACGACAGTGACTCCAGCGATTCTGATGAGGATCCCTTCAAGACAATCCAAAGTGCCCGGCCATCTACGAGCGCCACCATGGAGGCGGACagcgacgatgatgatgatgaagaggaATTAATGGTTACCATCGGTAACATGAAAATTCCTCTGAATGAGGTCACCGATGACATGGTTGCTAAGATGACACCCGGTGAGAAGGAGGCGTACATTAAGATGGGTCAAGAGGCCTACGCTGCCATGTATGAATACTGA